Proteins from one Geomonas agri genomic window:
- a CDS encoding chemotaxis protein CheC: protein MANHDLHDGELNALTHVCNTGMQHAAVALSQLMGKGVSIQVPRLQVLDGSGVSHLLGSQEVTALQLQILGNVRGSILILLIRENAQRILELLLGHGPAEGEPLSEMERATLMEVGNILASACLNALGNSLKMTLLPSVPALSTGLGSDILSRALERGDSDEAVVMIDAMFSVSDSLCGGSIFLIPAPASLGALLGALEQ, encoded by the coding sequence ATGGCCAACCATGACCTGCACGATGGCGAACTGAACGCCCTCACCCACGTGTGCAACACCGGCATGCAGCATGCCGCCGTCGCCCTGTCCCAGTTGATGGGCAAAGGAGTGAGTATCCAGGTGCCCCGGCTCCAGGTGCTGGATGGCTCGGGCGTGTCGCACCTGCTCGGGTCGCAGGAGGTAACTGCGCTGCAACTGCAGATTCTGGGCAACGTGCGCGGCAGCATCCTGATCCTGCTCATCCGTGAGAACGCGCAGCGCATCCTGGAGCTGCTGCTGGGTCACGGGCCCGCGGAAGGAGAACCGCTCTCCGAGATGGAGCGGGCCACACTGATGGAAGTTGGCAACATCCTCGCCTCGGCCTGCCTCAACGCCTTGGGCAACTCGCTCAAGATGACCCTGCTACCCTCGGTCCCGGCCTTGAGCACCGGCCTGGGAAGCGATATCCTGTCCCGCGCCCTGGAGCGGGGTGACAGCGACGAGGCGGTGGTGATGATCGACGCCATGTTCTCGGTCTCCGATTCGCTCTGTGGCGGCAGCATCTTCCTCATTCCCGCGCCCGCCTCGCTAGGGGCCCTGTTGGGCGCGCTGGAGCAATGA
- a CDS encoding LolA family protein — protein MKIARSVVLCLTLIALNAGVSFCAELPQVVRTIEQGYGSLNDLQADFSQRSSIKVMKREEKGAGELLLKKGGGKESMFRFNYTKPKQQIVSNGKTVWYYIPDQKQVMVMDLAQLLEASNGIAMNYLSGLGQVSKDFSIAFAAEQKDKNGNYQLELTPHKKSPAMAKLLLTISGDAVESFVAKGHPGTPFPVLSSTVVDQTGNTTRMDFSNVKTNRGISSGKFSFKIPSGVQVIKR, from the coding sequence ATGAAAATCGCCAGAAGCGTCGTCCTGTGTCTCACCCTGATCGCCCTCAACGCCGGCGTATCCTTTTGCGCCGAGCTCCCCCAGGTAGTGCGCACCATCGAGCAGGGATACGGCTCGCTGAACGACCTGCAGGCCGACTTCAGCCAGAGAAGCAGTATCAAGGTTATGAAGCGCGAGGAGAAGGGTGCCGGCGAACTGCTGCTGAAAAAGGGTGGCGGCAAGGAGTCGATGTTCCGCTTCAACTACACCAAGCCCAAGCAGCAGATCGTCTCCAACGGCAAAACGGTGTGGTACTACATCCCGGACCAGAAGCAGGTCATGGTGATGGACCTGGCGCAGCTTTTGGAGGCGAGTAACGGCATCGCCATGAACTACCTCTCCGGCCTGGGGCAGGTTTCCAAGGACTTCAGCATCGCCTTCGCCGCCGAGCAAAAGGACAAGAACGGCAACTACCAGCTGGAGCTCACCCCGCACAAGAAGAGCCCAGCCATGGCCAAGCTTCTCCTGACCATATCCGGCGACGCGGTGGAGAGCTTTGTCGCCAAGGGGCACCCCGGTACGCCGTTCCCCGTGCTCTCCTCCACGGTGGTCGACCAGACCGGCAACACCACCAGGATGGACTTCAGCAACGTGAAGACCAACCGCGGCATCTCCAGCGGCAAGTTCAGTTTCAAGATCCCCTCGGGGGTGCAGGTCATTAAGAGATAA